The DNA segment GACATTTTAATAGGTTTACCGTTATCCAATAGCTTTACTAATTGGCAAATTTTAACATCTAAAGTTGCCTCATTATCTGTGACTGCTTTAACTGCGGACTTAACCCGCTTAATATATCCCCCGTGATCAGCCCCCCATACGTCTATTTGATTAGAAAAACCGCGCTGAAATTTATCTCGATGGTAAGCAATATCCCCTGCGAAATATGTCCACGTTCCATCGGACTTTTTTAACGCTCTATCCACATCGTCTCCTAATTCCACCGCCTTGAATAACGTCTGAGGTCTTGGCTCCCAGTCATCTAACTTTTTACCTTTGGGAGGGTCTAAAACTCCCTCGTATATTAGACCACGTGCACCCAAGTCGTTTAAACAGTCGATAACCTTACCTGAGTCCACAAGAGTACGCTCAGAGGTGAAGACATCAGGTTTGACACCTAATTCGGCGAGATCAGCCCGTATTAATTTCATCATTTCGTCAATAGCAATCTTCCGAACGGGGCCAAGCCATTCGGACTCCGGAGAATTCTTAAACTTTTCCTTGTATTTTTTTGCTAAAATTTGTCCTACTGGCTTAAGGTAGGCGCCGGGGTACAGTCCATCTTCGATGTGACCTATTTCATCGCCAAGAACTTCCCGGTATCGCATAAAAGCAGATCGTGCTAATGCATCGACCTGCGCCCCAGCATCATTGATATAATATTCCCGTGTCACATCATAGCCCACTTTGCTCAAAAGTGACGCTAAGACATCGCCAAAAACTGCGCCTCTTGCATGGCCAATATGAAGCGGCCCAGTTGGATTAGCTGATACATATTCGATATTTACTTTTTTTCCCTTACCTATAGTAGATTCCCCAAACCTATTTTTAAGATCTAATATGTCACTCAAACATTGATGCCAGAAAGGCAACCTCAAATGAATATTTATAAAACCCGGCCCTGCGATGTCAGCTCTTTCAACCTCCTCAAACTCTTCTAACAACCGCCCTAGTTTTTCGGCTAATTCCCGGGGCGCTATCGCAGCAGGCCTTGCTAATACCATGGCCACGTTAGTTGCCACATCACCATGCGCCGCATCGCGGGGTGGCTCTACTGCTATATTATCTAGTGCAAGGCCCTGCGGAATTGCTTCAGTCAAGGCCAATTTATCGACACAAGAAATGATATGTTTTCGAATATTTAAAAAAAGGTTCATGAATTGGAGCCACTCTGGTGAAACATGGCACGGTGCAAATTAATAGCGTAACGATCCGTCATACCCGCTATATAATCTGCAACAACACGTGCAGTGACTGCTGAGTGAGGTACATCTGCTCCTTGTGCCCATTCCTGAGGTAATTTTTCAGGCTCATCATGGAATAAATGAAAAAGGTCACACAATTGTTCCGCCCCAATGGCCGCTTCATTTAGTACCGCAGGGTGTAAATACATATTTTTGAATAAGAATGATTTAATTTTTCCTTCATCACCTGCTACCGCCGGCGAAAAACTCGCGATTGGTGTTCCAAAATATCGAATATCGTCTGCTGAGGAAACCCCTGCTTCAATCAGATTAACATTGGTTTGATCCGTCAGATCATCAATTGCTTTGCCGATCAAACGACGTATAGACTCATGAATTACACGCGGCATTTCCAGCCCTTTGTATTCATTAAGAACTTTGCGAAAGAGACCAATAATGTGCGGCACGTCTTCGAGCATTTCAAGTGTTATGATACCAGCACGTAATCCGTCGTCGAGATCATGATTGTCATAGGCTATATCATCGGCCAAAGCCGCGATTTGTGCTTCAAGGGCAGGATAAGAAGCAAGCTCTAAGTCGTGTTTTTTGTTATATGAAACTATCGTTGGGGGTAAACCTCCATCAGTACCGTTTGAGATAAGCGGCCCGTTGTGTTTAACCACGCCCTCAAGTGTCTCCCAACACAGATTTAGCCCTTCAAAAGCAGGGTGGCGTCGCTCCAATAGGGTAAGGATTCGAAGAGTTTGATCATTATGATCAAATCCACCGAATTCTTCCATGCATTTATTAAGCGCTTCCTCCCCCACATGACCAAAAGGCGGATGCCCGAGGTCATGGGCTAAGGCTAGTGCTTCCGTAAGATCTTCATCTACCCCTAGAGAACGTGCGAGTGCGCGTGCGATCTGAGCCACCTCTAAGGTATGGGTTAGACGCGTGCGGTAATGATCGCCTTCTGGAGATATAAAAACTTGCGTTTTGTGCATCAATCTTCGAAAAGCGGTCGCATGAATGATGCGATCACGGTCTCGTTGAAATCCAGTTCGGCGTCGACTGGTGGGCTCAACATATAACCGTCCTCGACTGTCATCGAATCGGCTGGCATAAGGGGCAAGTGTTATGGACATGTTAGGAGTATTGTTGTCACATTCGAAAAGGCAGAAGTACAAATTACGTAAAAATAATTCTAGTGATTGACTTTTCACCCTCTGCTATCAACTATATAACATGTTTATGCAACCATTTTCAGGGGTTAGATTACCTAGATGGCTGATATATTCGAAAGTCATGATGAGCATACACAGCGCAACTTTAGTGTAAGCGAAGCCGCTATTAACCGAATCGCTCAAATCATGGAGACTGAATCGGATAAAGAAACAAAACTTCGTGTTTCTGTATCCGGTGGAGGGTGCTCCGGCTTTCAATATGGCTTTACTTTTGACAATAACATAACACCGGATGATCACTTGTTTGAGCGTGACGGCGTTACTGTAGTTGTCGATGACACTTCACTAGATTTACTAAACGGAGCGGAACTCGATTTCGTTACCGATCTAATCGGGGCATCATTTCAAATTAAAAACCCCAATGCCACATCCTCATGTGGGTGTGGTTCGTCATTCTCAATATAGGGCACACGAACGGCACGTGTTTCACTACGTCATCCACCATACGACTGAACTGTAAACCTTCAAACTATGCGCCCACCTCTCACATATGCTTTTCAGGACAATATTAGGAAACGGAGCTATTTTTGAAACTTGCTACATTTAACGTGAACTCAATAAAAGCCCGACTTCCGAGGGTGCTTGAATGGCTCTCTGACGCAAAACCGGATGTCGTTTTGCTCCAGGAAATAAAGTGTGTAGATGAGGCCTTTCCATCAATGGAATTCGAAAGTCGTGGCTACAAAGCCGCGACCCACGGTCAAAAAGCCTACAACGGCGTGGCTATTTTATCTTTACACGAAATGGATGATATAACTCGCGGGCTTCCCGGTGACCCCAGTGATGAGCAAGCCCGCTACATCGAGGCTACCATACAGGGTATACGAGTTTGTGGTCTTTATTTGCCTAACGGCAACCCTACTGATACCGAGAAATTTACTTACAAAATTGCTTGGATGGACAGGCTCATTGAACATATTTCAACCCGGCTGCTACCAACAGAAATGCCTTTTGTCCTTGGCGGAGACTTTAATGTCTGCCCTACTGATAAAGATTGCTATAATCCAGAAGGCTTTGCAAACGACGCGCTTTGCCGCCCAGAGTCCCGCGCACGTTTCCGTACAATGATCAATTTAGGCCTTACCGAAGCCTGGCGAGCTCTTCACAAAGAAGTAGCTTATTCATATTGGGACTACATGGCCGGCCGATGGCAAAAGGACGAGGGTGTTAGGATTGACCATTGGCTTTTGTCCCCGCAGGCTGCTGATCGCCTTCAAAGCTGTGAAATTGACAGAGCCCCTCGCGGCAAGGAAAAAGCGTCGGATCACACACCTGTATTCCTTGAAATTTCTGATGGGAATAAAGGCTTCAATAGTTCCTAATTATTTATCTCTAATTATCAAAGTCATTTAGTGAAGAAGTGCAAAAATATGGAAAAGTTCACCGCAAAATTCCCAATTGGGCAAGTAGTACGGCACCGCCGACATCCCTTCCGTGGTGTGATTTTTGATGTCGACCCGACTTTCTCTAATACCGAGGAGTGGTGGCAATCTATTCCTGAAGAATCACGGCCGAGGAAAGATCAGCCGTACTATCACTTGTTCGCTGAAAATTCTGAGATCACCTACATCGCCTATGTATCCGAACAAAACCTGCTACTAGACGATACCGGTAAACCTGTTAGACACCCAGCGGTCTCGTCAGTTTTTAACGGAATGGAGGATGGTCGCTATGTATTGCGGACGGAGCACACCCATTAAATCCCGACCATAACCTTCACCGGAACCCCTCCAATAAAACCAGAAACCAAGATCTAACCTTCAAAAGTCGGAGTGAACCTAAAAGGCACATTCAGTGCGCACCACTTCCTTTATGAAATGCCATTCAAATTTACACAACGTTTTTGAATGAAATGGAGCTGAATTCCAGTTTCTACGAAGACATACTTGTAAACATTACTCCGAGTTTAACAGGCTTATTCCAAGCAAGTAGGTTTTATCGATGATACAAAAATCCTATTCAAGGAGATAGATCGCATATTGTCCGTAATTGATATCCTAAACTTAAACCAAAACACAGGACTTTAATGAGCAGCATTAACTCTAAATGTCTGCATAAACATGCTTTTCTGCCTTTGCGCCCGGATGAGTCACGGCACCTTTGTAAGCTGGCCCAACCGTTTGAGCGTAGCGCCAAAGCGCTCCCGACTGGAATTCCGTCTCTCGTGGTTTCCACTCTTCCCTACGATCGGAAATTTGCTTATCATTAAGGTCAACCGACAAGATTCCCTCGACGGCATCTATTGTGATCATGTCGCCATCTCTCAGTAGCCCGATAGGTCCGCCGACCGCAGCCTCAGGACCTACATGACCGACGCAAAAACCGCGGGTTGCTCCTGAAAAACGGCCGTCAGTTATAAGGGCGACCTTGTCACCCATCCCCTGCCCATAAAGTGCTGCGGTAGTCGCAAGCATTTCCCTCATACCCGGTCCTCCCTTCGGGCCTTCATAACGTATAACTAACACCTCACCCTCACGGTAATTTTTATTTTCAACGCAAGAAAAAGCGTCTTCCTCGCAATCAAAACAACGGGCTGGCCCAGTAAACGACTGATTTTCCAAACCTGCTACCTTAACAATGGCGCCCTCTGGGGCAAGGTTCCCCTTCAAGCCGACGACGCCTCCTGTTTTGGTAATTGGATTACTAACCGGGTAAATAATCTTTTGGTCGTCGGGAACTTTTATATCCTCTAGATTTTCACCGATTGTCTTGCCCGTTACCGTCATACAGTCGCCATCAAAATATCCGCCATTCAGCAATGCTCGCATCAGAACCGGAACACCTCCTATTTCAAACAGATCTTTTGCCACATATTGTCCGCCCGGCTTCAGATCTGCTATATACGGAGTATCTTTGAATATATCTGCCACATCAAAAATATCGAAATCGATTCCGGCTTCATGAGCCATCGCTGGCAAATGGAGCGCTGCATTTGTTGATCCCCCAGAGCTAGCAACTATACGAGCTGCATTCACCAACGAGCTGCGGGTGACAATATCACGTGGCCGCAAATTATTTTTGAGCAACTCCATAACGGACCAGCCAGATGCCTCTGCATACTCGTCACGAGATTCGTAGGGTGCAGGCGCACCAGCAGAACCAGGCAACGCAAGACCAATCGCTTCCGAAACACATGCCATTGTATTAGCAGTGAATTGCCCACCACAAGAACCAGCTGAGGGACATGCAACGCACTCCAATTCGTGCAAATCCTCGTCGCTCATATTTCCAGCACTATGTGCCCCCACAGCTTCAAAAACATCCTGTACCGTGACGTCCTTACCCTTGAATTTACCAGGTAAGATTGATCCACCGTACATGAACACCGACGGCACATTGAGCCTCAGCATAACCATCATCATTCCCGGTAAGGATTTGTCACAACCAGCGAGCCCTACCAAAGCATCATAACAATGGCCACGCATAGTTAGTTCGACAGAGTCCGCTATAAGATCTCGGCTTACAAGAGAACTTTTCATGCCGGAATGACCCATCGCAATTCCATCGGTTACGGTAATTGTAGTGAACTCACGCGGTGTTCCGTGGGCTTCTTTTACTCCCCTTTTTGTAGCTTGTGCCTGACGCGAAAGTGAAATATTGCAGGGAGCCGCCTCGTTCCAACATGTCGCTACCCCCACGAATGGCTGTGCAATTTCCTCTTCACTCATCCCCATTGCATAATAGTAGGAACGATGAGGGGCACTTTCTGGGCCAACGGAAACGTATCGGCTTGGTAGTTTTGATTTATCGATGCTCATAATGGGTACACCTTTTTGACAGCTGCTAAACTTTTGATGATCTCACTGCCCTGACCTCAATGACTTGTCAACCGGACATTCAGTCTAATTCTTTCGATTGTTCGGTGTAAAAAGAAGATTGTCATTAGAATAGATATTTTTCGCCGTTATCATTGGTGTGCCGTTAAACGCTCAAGCGCCAGCGCTAATTTATTCTTAACCCTATTTTCAGATACTAAGCGTAACCTCTGCTCTTCTATGATTTCGGCTGGAGCCTTTTGAAGAAATTGTTCATTATCCAATTTCCTTTTAAGTTTGTCTATTTCAGCTACAGCTTTTTTCATCTCCTTATCTAGACGATTTTTCTCGGCATCGAGATCAATGACCGCCGCAAGTTGAAGAAATATGGTAACATCATCATGGACCAGCTGAACGGCGTCCGAAGGGATAGACTTATCAGTGGAAAAATCAGAAATACGCGCAAGCCTACAAATTAACTTTTCATGCTCCATAAGCCAGCCTCTGTCTTTTTCGCCCAACCCGACAATAATTGCTGGAATTTTAGCCCCCGCAGGCACATTCATTTCGGCCCTAACTGACCGGACACCGGTAATTAGGCGGATGACCCAATCAATTTCGTTAGCGGTAGTTTCATCTCTAAGACCCAACTCAAGGGAGGGCCACCGCTCAAGTATTAATTGCTTATGTCTGCCGCCAATCAATCTCTGATACAACTCTTCAGTGATAAAGGGCATAAAGGGGTGCAGCAATATTAACATCTGTTCGAACAACCAAGCCGCAGTATTCTGGGTCTCCGTTTTAATTTTTTCATTCTTATGAGCAAGCAATGGTTTGGCAAATTCAAGATACCAGTCACAGTAAGTGCCCCAGACAAACTGATACAGAGTTTGTGCAGCATCATTAAAACGAAAGATTTCGAGTTCCCTACTTGTTTTAATACTGCAATTAACAAGTTCACCAATAATCCACCTGTTAACTGTCTGAGATACATGCCGAGGATCAAACTCGGTTCCAAACGGGCAATTATTCATCTCACAAAATCTAGCTGCATTCCAAATTTTGGTAGCAAAATTACGTGCGCCCTCAACCCGGCCTACCGACAGCTTAATATCTCTCCCTGGGGCAGCCAAGGAGGCTAAAGTAAACCTAAGCGCATCGCACCCATATTGGTCTATGAGCTCCAAAGGATCGATAACATTCCCTTTAGATTTTGACATTTTCTGTCCATTTTCATCTCGAACTAAGGCGTGCACATAAACTGTCCGGAACGGAACATCACCCATGAATTCAATACCCAGCATCATCATTCGTGCAACCCAGAAGAAAATGATATCGAAGCCAGTAACTAGGACATCAGTGGGATAACGACGGTCAAGATCAGAAGTTTTTTCCGGCCAGCCAAGTGTGGAGAAAGACCAGAGGCCAGATGAGAACCAAGTATCCAAAACATCCTCATCGCGCCTAAGTTCTGTAATCTTACCATAATGTTTTTGTGCGGCTTGATGAGCCTCTTCTTCAGATAACGCTACAAATATTTCACCATCAGGACCATACCATGCAGGAATTTGATGTCCCCACCATAACTGCCGTGAGATGCACCAAGGCTGAATATTCCTCATCCATTCAAAGTAGGTCTTTGACCAATTTTCTGGGACAAATTTCGTATCGCCGTCCTCGACAGCCTTGATCGCAGGCTTTGCAAGCTCTTTCGCATTAACAAACCATTGGTCCGTTAAATACGGCTCTATAGGCACTCCACCTCGATCACCATAAGGAACCATATGAATGTGATCTTCAACCTTCTCAAAGAGCCCTTCGGCCTTGATGTCTTTTATAATTTTTTCTCTAGCTTCAAATCTATCGAGACCACGGTAGCGTTCAGGTGCTTCATCACTAATCCGACCCCGCGCATCAAGCACATTAATCATGTCGAGCTCATGCCGACGACCAACCTCAAAATCATTGAAATCGTGCGCAGGAGTAATCTTGACAGCCCCCGAGCCCTGTTCAGGATCTGCGTATTCGTCTTCAATAATTTCTATACGTCTTCCAACCAAGGGTAACAAGCAATATTCGCCAATCATGCCTTTGTATCGCTTGTCGTCCGGATGCACTGCAACAGCTGTGTCCCCGAGCATCGTTTCCGGCCTAGTGGTCGCAACAGTAATGAACTTTTGATCCATACCTTCGATCGGATACCGGAAATACCAAAGGTGTCCGTTGGTTTCCGTCTGTACGACCTCAAGATCGGAGATAGCAGTTTCTAATTTTGGGTCCCAATTAACCAACCGTTTGTCGCGATAAATTAATCCTTTAGAGTACAGTTGAACGAAAACCTTTGATACTGCTTGACTTAGACCCTCATCCATCGTGAATCGCTCGCGACCCCAGTCACAGGAAGCACCTAATCGGCGTAATTGCTTCGTGATGGTACCACCAGACTGTTCTTTCCACTTCCAAACGCGACTGAGAAAATTCTCTCGTCCGATTTCACGCCGACTTTCTCCATTCTCAGACAATTGGCGCTCAACAACCATTTGCGTCGCGATGCCAGCATGATCCATCCCCGGCTGCCAAAGCGCATCTTTACCAACCAACCGAGCTTGACGAATTAAAATATCTTGAAGAGTATTGTTAAGTGCGTGTCCCATATGAAGGCTGCCTGTGACGTTAGGCGGCGGTATAACAATAGTATATGGATCGGCATCGGGTGATCGACCCGACTCGAAAGCACCGCTGTCCTCCCACTCACCATATAGCCTTGGTTCAACCTCATTTGGTTGATAAAATTTTTCGAGATTACTCATGAATGCCTAATTAAGGGACAGCCCACAGATCATGATAACGCGCCTAAAAATTATTTATTTTGGTTCTGCTTGGTCCGCCATACGTTGAATTTCCTTTTGCACCAAACGTTCGACCATATCCGGGAGGTTCGCGTCAAGCCATTCCCGCAACATTGGCCGAAGGAGGTCTTCCGCTAATTGTTCAACGGTAGTCCCAGGCCGGTGCTCACGAATTGCCGCAGATAGACTGGTTAGTGAATTAGTCATTTTTGCTCTTTGAGGATCCCCAACCAACGCATCAGCTTTTTTCTCTGGTGGTTTAGATGGCGGGGGCGGGGGAGGAGGAGGAGGTGGTGGTGGTGGTGGCGCGGCCTCAATTTCAGATGCAATGGTTGCTTCCTCCGGCTGTTTCTCAAGACCGTCGTCTGGATTGGAAACCTCGTCTTTTATTTCATCTACCAGCTCAATTTCCTCTTCATCATCATCTTCACCAGGAACCTCGTCCTCCAAAACAAGCTCGCTATCATCATCCTCAACCGTATCAGGAGGTGCACCTTTCATATCCGATTTCTGACCATCGTCATCCTCAGAAATTATCTTTCGGATAGATGCCAAAATTTCATCCATTGAAGGTCCTTGCTGTCCGCCACCTTCACTCATGGTTTAATACTCTCTTAATTAACCCCATCGAATTCATACCGGTCACTTAATTTGTAAATTATTCTCAGGGTTTTTTTACCTCATTTGATACATTAGATGACCCAATATCATCACCCAGCCCAAATATCTTCCACTGTACTGCGCTATAGTGCACATTAGTGTCATAATAACCACTAGGCAGCTTCAAAGCTGGGCCGGTAAGTCGTCCGGTTGCACTCATAACATCGAACCTCGCAACCACTTCATCGCGTTCCGCTCTAACCAAATCGACCTTAGCATCTAGCAATTCTTGTTCCGCATCAAGAACATTCAGGACAGTGCGTGATCCCACCAACGCTTCCTGTTGGACACCCTCTAATGCGATCTGTGCAGCACGCACTTCGGCCTTCAATGATTCAATTCGAGCACGCGCCGTTGACAATGATTCCCAGCCGCTCGTGGCCTCCTCTACGGCTTGCCGCCTAGCCTCTTCAATTTGCATTCTAGACTGAGCATGTAGTTGTTTAGCCTCACGTACCCTACTAAAGACGGACCCCTGCTGGTAAATTGGAACCGTCAATTGCGCCCTCAATTCATAATCTGTGTTATCCCGGTTAAGCACCGATTGATTACGTCCCTTCGTTGCCTGACCTATCAAATCTAAGCTTGGAAGTAATTCCCCCGTTATCTCGTTGGCGTTATGAAGGGCTGCAGCCTCGTCAAATTTCGCAGCCAAAATAACCGGGCTGTTTTCTTTGGCAAGCCTGATCGCGTCTTTTGCGTCACTAGGCAATTCAAGAGCTGGATCAGGCTTATTCAAATCTGTTGCATCTACGCCCACAATTTGTCTGAAAACACCCCGGCTTGTTTTAAGATTACCTTCTGCTTGGATACGATCTGCTTGCGCACCTGACAAGCGCGCCTCAGCCTGCGCAACATCAGTCCGCGTTACTTCTCCCACATTAAATCGGTCTTGTGTCGCCTCTAATTGACGAGCCAAAACTTTTTCATTATTCACCGTAAGCTTCAGAACTGCGCCGTCTCTAAAGACGTCCATGTATGCAGTTACTGTATTTAAAAGAACGGACTGTTCCGTCGAAACCAGCCTTGCTCGCTCAGCGCGAACCCTATTCTCTGCCTCTTCAGTGGCTGCCAATGTTTGTCCGCCCTGAAAGATATTCTGCGTAACAGTAACTTGCGCCTGATATCCGCTGCGTCTGTTGATTTCGTTGTTGTCGTTATTTCGTCTGTTCCAAAAAGTATTACTCCGAACCGAGCCTTCAACTTCCGGACGCCAACCCGACAACGCTTGGCTAACTTGCTCGTCTGTTGCACGCACTAAAGCGCGCTGTGCAAGCAAGGTTGGGTTGTTTTGATACGATAACACCAATGCATCTTCCAAAGTCATCGCATTGGCTGCCTGTAGAGTACCTAGACCACTTGCTATAACCCAAAGTCCACGCAGAACCGTTTGGATTTTACATTTTTTGAAAGTTTTTACTACCAAAGGGAAACCCTCTCCTGGCTACAAGGGCAGTTGCGCACTATTCCAGCCTTCAAAAAAGCGTTTGCAAAAAATTGTTTTAATTGCCTAAATTTCATTTACCACCAAAACCAAATCAACCAACCAAGTACGATTGATCAATAGTTTGCCACCAATAACGCAAACATACCACAAAATCTAGTGCTTTATTACCTGCTAAAACACAAAATTTTGTGGCATTTTAAAATTTGGAAGTATTGACGCTTTCGCATCAAATAAAACGCGGCCGGATTGAGCAGCTCCACTCTTCAAAAATCGAGTTGCCCTGCCCACGCCATTTTCTTGAATAATGGTGGTTAGCCTACCTCCATCCGCCATCTGGTCGAAAATGACGTCGGGCAGTATTTCTACAGCGCCGTCAATGAAAATAGCATCATATGGCGCCTCTTTGACCCAACCCTTTTCTAGGGGCCCCGTCACAGATATAACGTTATCGAGGCCAAGCTGATTACAAACATTAGTGGTTTCTGCGCTCAACATTTTATCATCGCATAATGCAAACACAACACAAGCCAAGCGCGCCATAACCGCTGCTGTGTAGCCACTAGCCCTCCCAATAGCGAGACATATGTCTTTCTCTTTTAATTCTAAACATTGCAACATTCTTGCTGAAGTCATGGGTGCAAGCATTGAGCGCCCATCCGCAATATTTAGCTCTCCATCAGAGTAAGCAAAAGCCTGGAGGTCAACGGGCAAGAAAGCCTCCCTCGGAAGGTCTCCCATCGCAGACAACAATGCTGCATCAGTAACTTTGTTAGTGCGCAACTGACAGTCAACCATATTCTGTCTTGCTTCGACTATATCCATATTAAATCCATCCGATTTTTCCAACCAAACTATTTTTACAGTAACGCCCCATTAAACTTAACAATCCCATCTGCCCGTTTCAAATCACACGTAAAAAATTTATCCGTGCAGCTTCCGCTTGACCTACAGCATTCTCTGATTAATATCCCGCCCCTGCACTAAAAGAATGGTCCGGTGGCAGAGTGGTTATGCAGCGGATTGCAAATCCGTGTACGGGGGTTCGATTCCCTCCCGGACCTCCATGTTTCAAGACATCCCTATAATAAATGCAAATCCTCCTTGACATTAATATGACTGATTGCTGAAACATTACAAAGCAACATATCCAGATGCTCATTAAAAATACGTTATCATAGCTATTCGTCTTGCCTGTGATCAACGCCATTGCTATAAGCCAGCGGCAGAAAAGTTAATTTGCTCATCTACTTTGATCCGCGGTAGCTCAGTTGGTAGAGCAGGCGGCTGTTAACCGCCTTGTCGCAGGTTCGAGTCCTGCCCGCGGAGCCAATAAAATCAAGGGTTTAGAGGACAATAAAAACAAACCTCTAAGCCCTTTTTTAATCCGGTGGGCAGATGGTGGGCAGAATTATTTGCAGTCTGACACCCTCTTGAGCCATTCCCTGGCGTTCTCGCCTGGCAACCGCGATTCGAGATATCGCTCCCGAAGCGTTGTTATCGCCAAATAATACGGATCGACAGCGTCTTTTTCCCAATCATAATCGTTACTCAAGCGGCCTGTTCCAAACCTCATAGCTGCACCGCATGGCGCAGGGGCTTTCCCATATCGAGATCGCCAGGGCTCGATCGGGGGATCCGCCTTTGCCAAAATAGTCTTCCCCTATCTAGTCTTAATTCACAAAACGTGATTATATACCGAGTGCAGTTTACAAAAGAAGCACGGCAGCGGAATAGGAGGCTCTTATGAGCGGAACTTCTGTCGGAACAATTGGAGTTACGCCGACCGGTTCTGCGCTCGGCGCTGATATTCAGGGGATTGATCTGTCGGGGCCGCTCAGCGATGAGCTTCTCGCAAGGCTCATAGAGATTTGGGCAGAACATTTAGTATTGCGGTTTCCCGATCAGAGTTTGGCCGATGAAAAACTTCTCACTCTTACCGAATATTTTGGCGGTCAACAGCCGAGCGGCGCGCGCAAACGCCGGCAGGAAATGGGTTTGGGTGAGCATTCCAAGAACAATCCAACCGATCCACGGTTTAATTATGTCACTAATTTGGATTATGATGGGAATCCATCTGCTAAGCCGCGCGGAAATGGCGCTTACGAATTGCGCTGGCATTCTGATAATAGCTACGTCGAAGTGCCGCCAACGGCTACCTTATTATGGGGGCAAAAGATTCCCGTCGATGGCTCCGGCCAGACCATGTTTTGCAATCAAATTTTAGCTTATGAAGAGCTGCCTGTTAGTTTGAAAGAGATTATCGAAGGCAAACATATGA comes from the Pseudomonadota bacterium genome and includes:
- the argS gene encoding arginine--tRNA ligase, encoding MNLFLNIRKHIISCVDKLALTEAIPQGLALDNIAVEPPRDAAHGDVATNVAMVLARPAAIAPRELAEKLGRLLEEFEEVERADIAGPGFINIHLRLPFWHQCLSDILDLKNRFGESTIGKGKKVNIEYVSANPTGPLHIGHARGAVFGDVLASLLSKVGYDVTREYYINDAGAQVDALARSAFMRYREVLGDEIGHIEDGLYPGAYLKPVGQILAKKYKEKFKNSPESEWLGPVRKIAIDEMMKLIRADLAELGVKPDVFTSERTLVDSGKVIDCLNDLGARGLIYEGVLDPPKGKKLDDWEPRPQTLFKAVELGDDVDRALKKSDGTWTYFAGDIAYHRDKFQRGFSNQIDVWGADHGGYIKRVKSAVKAVTDNEATLDVKICQLVKLLDNGKPIKMSKRSGNFVTLRALVDEVGKDIVRFIMLTRKNDAPLDFDLSAVTAQSRDNPVWYVQYAHARCNSLSRMIASQMPRLDISYRSLKTSKFELLKEKSEIDLIKLMAGWPRLIEASATAKEPHRIAFYLNDLASAFHSLWTQGKESPSLRFMIEDDPELTKARVALVCALQMVIASGLELLGIKPLEEMR
- a CDS encoding deoxyguanosinetriphosphate triphosphohydrolase, whose amino-acid sequence is MSITLAPYASRFDDSRGRLYVEPTSRRRTGFQRDRDRIIHATAFRRLMHKTQVFISPEGDHYRTRLTHTLEVAQIARALARSLGVDEDLTEALALAHDLGHPPFGHVGEEALNKCMEEFGGFDHNDQTLRILTLLERRHPAFEGLNLCWETLEGVVKHNGPLISNGTDGGLPPTIVSYNKKHDLELASYPALEAQIAALADDIAYDNHDLDDGLRAGIITLEMLEDVPHIIGLFRKVLNEYKGLEMPRVIHESIRRLIGKAIDDLTDQTNVNLIEAGVSSADDIRYFGTPIASFSPAVAGDEGKIKSFLFKNMYLHPAVLNEAAIGAEQLCDLFHLFHDEPEKLPQEWAQGADVPHSAVTARVVADYIAGMTDRYAINLHRAMFHQSGSNS
- the erpA gene encoding iron-sulfur cluster insertion protein ErpA, which encodes MADIFESHDEHTQRNFSVSEAAINRIAQIMETESDKETKLRVSVSGGGCSGFQYGFTFDNNITPDDHLFERDGVTVVVDDTSLDLLNGAELDFVTDLIGASFQIKNPNATSSCGCGSSFSI
- a CDS encoding exodeoxyribonuclease III, whose translation is MKLATFNVNSIKARLPRVLEWLSDAKPDVVLLQEIKCVDEAFPSMEFESRGYKAATHGQKAYNGVAILSLHEMDDITRGLPGDPSDEQARYIEATIQGIRVCGLYLPNGNPTDTEKFTYKIAWMDRLIEHISTRLLPTEMPFVLGGDFNVCPTDKDCYNPEGFANDALCRPESRARFRTMINLGLTEAWRALHKEVAYSYWDYMAGRWQKDEGVRIDHWLLSPQAADRLQSCEIDRAPRGKEKASDHTPVFLEISDGNKGFNSS
- the hspQ gene encoding heat shock protein HspQ, with the translated sequence MEKFTAKFPIGQVVRHRRHPFRGVIFDVDPTFSNTEEWWQSIPEESRPRKDQPYYHLFAENSEITYIAYVSEQNLLLDDTGKPVRHPAVSSVFNGMEDGRYVLRTEHTH
- the ilvD gene encoding dihydroxy-acid dehydratase — protein: MSIDKSKLPSRYVSVGPESAPHRSYYYAMGMSEEEIAQPFVGVATCWNEAAPCNISLSRQAQATKRGVKEAHGTPREFTTITVTDGIAMGHSGMKSSLVSRDLIADSVELTMRGHCYDALVGLAGCDKSLPGMMMVMLRLNVPSVFMYGGSILPGKFKGKDVTVQDVFEAVGAHSAGNMSDEDLHELECVACPSAGSCGGQFTANTMACVSEAIGLALPGSAGAPAPYESRDEYAEASGWSVMELLKNNLRPRDIVTRSSLVNAARIVASSGGSTNAALHLPAMAHEAGIDFDIFDVADIFKDTPYIADLKPGGQYVAKDLFEIGGVPVLMRALLNGGYFDGDCMTVTGKTIGENLEDIKVPDDQKIIYPVSNPITKTGGVVGLKGNLAPEGAIVKVAGLENQSFTGPARCFDCEEDAFSCVENKNYREGEVLVIRYEGPKGGPGMREMLATTAALYGQGMGDKVALITDGRFSGATRGFCVGHVGPEAAVGGPIGLLRDGDMITIDAVEGILSVDLNDKQISDRREEWKPRETEFQSGALWRYAQTVGPAYKGAVTHPGAKAEKHVYADI